Proteins encoded together in one uncultured Desulfosarcina sp. window:
- a CDS encoding tetratricopeptide repeat protein codes for MKQTCKYHPTRAAHWYCDQCDTARCPECVEARDMGGYHQGEKLHMCPQCNRPVRWLGVENIIDPFWKRLHRFFLYPFSVRPLLLMVVLSVLAALFSGPGILGLLAAVAVWGIAFKYAYAILQSTASGNLTAPKLDGRTLYENFGPVIKQVGIYVAIFFIAGIVFAKLGMAAGIGFIVLATIFLPAMIILLVTTESLIQAINPMMFVSLAVRIGWGYLLMYFFYSILGGAPALLGRHVIQYLPPLAHVLLFTFVKIYYTFISYHLMGYVILQYHRDIGYQVDFEDFKDERSEADAASPALDDPESQLLRRVNQLIKEGDHEGAVNVIESETGADGITDPLLSQRYFTLLAMTGARDKLPVHGRNHLDLLVRGGNKDEAVDAYLQCLAVDPNFSPSARSLFKTGGWLDEAGKSKEAIGAFNKLTKTHPGDPLVPKSYFRAAQIFNERLTNPQKAKKILTGLLKKYPGHDIVPFAQRYLEQMG; via the coding sequence ATGAAGCAAACCTGCAAGTACCACCCCACTCGGGCAGCCCATTGGTATTGCGACCAGTGCGACACGGCACGATGCCCGGAATGCGTGGAGGCCAGGGACATGGGCGGCTATCATCAGGGCGAAAAGCTGCACATGTGCCCCCAATGCAACCGGCCTGTCCGCTGGCTGGGTGTGGAAAACATCATCGATCCATTCTGGAAGCGACTGCATCGTTTTTTCCTATATCCTTTTTCCGTTCGTCCGTTGTTGCTGATGGTCGTTTTGTCCGTTCTCGCCGCGCTGTTCTCGGGCCCCGGCATCCTCGGCCTGCTTGCCGCCGTTGCGGTTTGGGGCATTGCCTTCAAATATGCCTATGCCATACTGCAATCCACGGCCAGCGGAAATTTGACCGCACCGAAGCTCGACGGCCGGACGCTATATGAAAATTTCGGACCCGTTATAAAACAGGTGGGCATCTATGTGGCCATTTTTTTCATCGCCGGGATCGTATTCGCCAAGTTGGGAATGGCCGCCGGAATCGGTTTTATCGTTTTGGCCACGATATTTTTGCCGGCCATGATCATCCTGCTGGTGACCACCGAATCATTGATTCAGGCCATCAATCCGATGATGTTCGTCAGCCTTGCGGTGAGGATCGGATGGGGCTACCTGTTGATGTATTTTTTTTACTCCATCCTCGGCGGCGCACCGGCGCTTCTCGGGCGTCATGTGATCCAATATCTTCCGCCGTTGGCGCATGTCCTATTGTTCACTTTTGTAAAAATCTATTACACGTTTATCTCTTATCACCTCATGGGGTATGTGATTCTTCAATATCACCGGGATATCGGCTACCAGGTGGATTTCGAGGATTTTAAAGATGAGCGCAGTGAAGCGGATGCGGCCTCGCCCGCATTGGATGACCCCGAAAGCCAGTTGCTCAGACGCGTCAATCAACTTATTAAAGAGGGTGACCACGAAGGGGCCGTAAACGTCATCGAGAGCGAAACCGGAGCGGATGGCATAACCGATCCCCTGCTTTCTCAGCGTTATTTCACGCTGCTGGCCATGACCGGCGCCAGGGACAAACTGCCGGTTCACGGCCGCAACCATCTGGACCTATTGGTGCGCGGTGGGAATAAAGACGAAGCGGTGGATGCGTATCTGCAATGCCTGGCGGTGGATCCGAATTTTTCCCCTTCGGCCAGATCCCTGTTTAAAACAGGCGGCTGGCTCGACGAGGCCGGGAAAAGCAAGGAAGCCATCGGTGCGTTCAACAAACTGACCAAAACGCACCCCGGAGACCCGTTGGTTCCGAAATCCTATTTTCGGGCCGCGCAGATCTTCAACGAACGGTTGACGAATCCGCAAAAAGCGAAAAAAATCCTGACCGGTCTGCTGAAAAAGTATCCCGGTCACGACATTGTTCCCTTTGCCCAACGCTACCTGGAGCAAATGGGGTAA
- a CDS encoding rhomboid family intramembrane serine protease produces the protein MLIVPVSGKIGWKNPPIVTLLLVAINCLVFFLFQTGDDAYRMSAEAFYLDSGLAHIEVPYYLDYLEATGKKNDSHPSPEDLDEEALMTLHFEMEADAGFLGRLEQGKVIAPEDPQYEKWSQLRQSYEEKRDRSIAFSWGLRPAYQSVLTYFSYMFLHGGVGHLVGNMVFLWVLGCMLEIGSGRLLFVVIYLLGGLAAAGLFCLIYPSSTIPLVGASGAIAALMGAYTVLYGIKRVTVFFSLGFYFDTVTVPAIVLLPAWLVNECYQLFFSGASHVAYVAHIGGLAGGALLAFIGERLVGVDRDSFEAAPEDKVGPLMDRALEHMGNLEMDQARELLDEVLQLSPDNTEALTHLFNIHKLKPESENFHSTAKRLLGVLIRDAANPEKALGIYETYVRIAGRPKLSIPLYLQVAGIMAASGDVEAAEKIVMAVFKRKPDAPALPATLVKLAEAFRKKGRTNRWQRCRQLVCKHFPDSAEAAMILQSDSST, from the coding sequence ATGCTGATCGTACCCGTTTCCGGAAAAATCGGATGGAAGAATCCGCCCATCGTCACGCTGCTGCTGGTGGCGATCAACTGCCTGGTGTTCTTTCTGTTTCAGACGGGCGATGATGCCTACCGGATGTCGGCCGAGGCCTTTTACCTGGATTCCGGGCTGGCGCACATCGAGGTGCCCTACTACCTCGACTATCTGGAAGCCACCGGAAAGAAGAACGACAGCCACCCGTCACCCGAAGACCTGGATGAAGAGGCGTTGATGACGCTGCATTTCGAGATGGAAGCCGATGCCGGTTTTCTCGGCCGTCTGGAACAGGGCAAGGTGATTGCGCCAGAAGACCCGCAATACGAGAAATGGAGCCAGCTGCGTCAGTCTTATGAAGAGAAGCGCGACCGCAGCATCGCCTTTTCCTGGGGGCTGCGCCCCGCCTATCAAAGCGTCCTCACTTACTTTTCTTACATGTTTCTGCACGGCGGCGTCGGCCACCTGGTTGGCAATATGGTTTTTTTGTGGGTTCTGGGGTGCATGCTGGAAATCGGTTCCGGCCGGCTTTTGTTCGTCGTCATCTACCTGTTGGGGGGCCTGGCGGCCGCCGGACTGTTCTGCCTGATCTATCCGTCGAGCACCATCCCGCTGGTGGGCGCCTCCGGAGCCATTGCCGCGCTCATGGGCGCCTACACGGTGCTTTACGGCATCAAACGGGTTACCGTTTTTTTCTCGCTGGGGTTTTATTTCGACACCGTCACCGTTCCGGCCATTGTTCTGCTGCCCGCCTGGCTGGTCAACGAATGCTATCAGCTGTTTTTCTCCGGCGCCAGCCATGTCGCCTATGTCGCCCATATCGGCGGCCTGGCCGGGGGCGCCCTGCTGGCCTTTATCGGTGAGAGGTTGGTGGGCGTGGATCGGGACAGCTTTGAAGCCGCCCCGGAAGACAAGGTGGGGCCGCTGATGGACCGGGCCCTGGAACATATGGGCAATCTGGAAATGGACCAAGCCAGAGAACTGCTTGACGAAGTGCTGCAGTTGTCTCCGGATAACACCGAAGCCTTAACGCATCTGTTCAACATCCATAAGCTGAAACCGGAATCGGAAAATTTTCATAGCACGGCCAAGCGCCTGCTGGGCGTGCTCATCAGGGATGCGGCCAACCCGGAAAAAGCGCTGGGCATTTATGAAACCTATGTCCGCATTGCCGGCCGGCCCAAATTGTCGATTCCGCTATACCTGCAAGTGGCCGGGATCATGGCGGCCTCCGGTGACGTCGAGGCCGCCGAGAAAATCGTCATGGCGGTTTTCAAGCGCAAGCCGGATGCGCCGGCCCTTCCGGCGACCCTGGTCAAGCTTGCCGAGGCCTTTCGTAAAAAGGGCCGCACCAACCGTTGGCAGCGCTGCCGGCAGCTGGTCTGCAAACACTTCCCGGATTCGGCCGAAGCGGCCATGATTCTCCAGTCGGATTCCTCCACCTGA
- the trpA gene encoding tryptophan synthase subunit alpha, which translates to MLESYIRSRLAEKKILLMTHIVIGYPSLEASLEIVRTMVEAGVDLMELQIPFSEPIADGPVILKANQRALANGVTVQQCLDFGSRVADRFPIPFLYMTYFNILFKYGVDRFAENMQKAGLRGAIVPDLPPEEAGDYLDAMGEKHLAPIFIYSPTTPTDRLNTIAGVANGFIYCVARKGVTGGQTDFSRQLDDYLARCRAATSLPLALGFGVKDRSDIKFLEGKADIAVIGTQALRLMEDGGVDAVGDFIRELQR; encoded by the coding sequence ATGCTTGAATCCTACATCCGTTCACGGCTGGCCGAAAAGAAGATCCTGCTGATGACCCACATCGTCATCGGCTACCCGTCCCTTGAGGCTTCCCTGGAAATCGTCCGGACCATGGTCGAGGCCGGGGTGGACCTGATGGAGCTGCAGATTCCCTTTTCCGAACCCATTGCCGACGGACCGGTCATTCTCAAGGCCAACCAGCGGGCCCTGGCCAACGGCGTCACCGTACAGCAGTGCCTCGATTTCGGCAGTCGGGTGGCCGACCGCTTTCCCATCCCCTTTCTCTACATGACCTATTTCAATATTCTCTTCAAATACGGCGTGGACCGTTTTGCCGAAAACATGCAAAAGGCCGGACTGCGCGGAGCCATCGTGCCCGATCTGCCGCCGGAGGAGGCCGGGGACTATCTTGACGCCATGGGAGAAAAACACCTGGCCCCCATTTTCATCTACTCGCCGACCACCCCGACGGATCGCCTGAACACCATCGCCGGCGTGGCCAACGGCTTTATCTACTGCGTGGCCCGCAAGGGTGTTACCGGGGGGCAGACCGATTTCTCCCGGCAGCTTGACGACTACCTGGCCCGCTGCCGCGCGGCCACTTCTCTTCCGCTGGCTTTAGGGTTCGGGGTCAAGGATCGTTCGGATATCAAGTTTCTCGAGGGAAAAGCCGATATTGCGGTCATTGGCACCCAGGCCCTGCGCTTGATGGAGGATGGGGGTGTCGATGCGGTAGGAGACTTTATCCGCGAACTGCAACGCTGA
- the trpB gene encoding tryptophan synthase subunit beta, translating to MIKRGYYGDFGGAFLPEILVATFDELERVYTEARNDPLFWHDYEQLMSSYSCRPTPITFAGNLTRHFGGARIFIKREDLNHTGAHKANNVMGQGLLVKRMGKTRVIAETGAGQHGVATATMAARFGFECTIYMGEVDVERQRPNVFWMEQLGATVVPVTDGTRILKDAINEAFRDWVTNMDTTHYVLGTACGPHPFPEMVSWFQSIVGKEARRQFMEKEGRLPTKVFACVGGGSNAMGVFSGFFEDDVALIGVEAAGRGLDSGAHAARLCSQDASVGVAQGYKTYFLQNDDGQMRETHSIAAGLDYVGVSPILSDLKEKGRVRFEGATDSEVIEAVRLTMRKEGVIPALESAHAFARAFKEAPQMSADEIILINQSGRGDKDIFTIADAFDDPKWKQFIIEKANRYHA from the coding sequence ATGATTAAGCGCGGTTATTACGGCGACTTCGGCGGAGCCTTCCTGCCGGAAATCCTGGTCGCCACTTTTGACGAACTGGAGCGGGTCTATACCGAGGCCAGAAACGATCCCCTCTTCTGGCACGATTACGAGCAGCTCATGTCCAGCTACTCCTGCCGGCCCACGCCGATCACCTTTGCCGGCAACCTGACCCGCCATTTCGGCGGGGCGCGCATCTTCATCAAACGTGAGGACCTCAACCACACCGGGGCCCACAAGGCCAACAACGTCATGGGCCAGGGGCTTTTGGTCAAACGCATGGGCAAGACCCGGGTGATCGCCGAGACCGGGGCCGGCCAGCACGGCGTGGCCACGGCCACCATGGCGGCGCGCTTCGGCTTCGAATGCACCATCTACATGGGGGAGGTGGATGTCGAGCGCCAGCGGCCCAACGTTTTCTGGATGGAGCAACTGGGCGCCACGGTGGTGCCGGTGACCGACGGGACCCGCATCCTTAAAGACGCCATCAACGAGGCCTTCCGGGACTGGGTGACGAATATGGATACCACCCACTACGTGCTGGGCACCGCCTGTGGCCCGCATCCCTTTCCGGAAATGGTTTCCTGGTTCCAGTCAATTGTAGGCAAGGAGGCCCGCCGGCAGTTCATGGAAAAGGAGGGCCGGCTGCCCACAAAGGTGTTTGCCTGCGTGGGAGGCGGGTCCAACGCCATGGGCGTATTCAGCGGTTTTTTCGAAGACGACGTGGCGTTGATCGGGGTGGAGGCCGCCGGCCGGGGACTGGATTCCGGCGCGCACGCAGCGCGGTTGTGCTCCCAGGACGCCAGCGTGGGGGTCGCCCAGGGATATAAGACCTATTTTCTGCAAAACGACGACGGCCAGATGCGCGAAACCCACTCCATCGCCGCGGGGCTGGATTATGTGGGCGTATCCCCGATCCTGTCCGATTTAAAGGAGAAGGGCAGGGTGCGCTTCGAAGGCGCCACGGACAGCGAAGTGATCGAGGCGGTGCGTCTGACCATGAGAAAAGAGGGGGTTATCCCGGCCCTGGAATCGGCCCACGCCTTTGCCCGGGCCTTCAAGGAGGCGCCGCAGATGTCGGCCGACGAAATCATCCTGATCAACCAGTCCGGCCGGGGCGACAAGGACATCTTTACCATCGCCGATGCCTTCGACGATCCCAAATGGAAACAATTCATCATTGAAAAGGCGAACCGATACCATGCTTGA
- a CDS encoding GntR family transcriptional regulator, with translation MLNTQSPIPLYRQLADILMEAIHGGDYPPGSRIPSEPQLAKDYGIGRPTVRQAIDMLVRQGMLSRRRGSGTYVREPGKEIDLFSLAGTSSAFQKQGIDVEVALIEPTRNITVPDDAHNPFSGGAAFFLSRLNRVDGKPVLLEEIYLHPVLFRGIDGIDLGGRSLSQVVESRFYMRPTGGRQSFRIAWPDAAKRAAMELADGKPVLEVHRYLNFKQADNAVFSVLICNTETFVFSQQIGGLIHD, from the coding sequence ATGTTAAATACCCAATCGCCCATACCCCTGTACCGCCAACTGGCCGACATTCTCATGGAGGCCATCCACGGCGGCGATTATCCGCCCGGAAGCCGGATTCCCTCCGAGCCGCAGCTGGCCAAGGACTACGGCATTGGCCGGCCCACGGTGCGCCAGGCCATCGACATGCTGGTGCGCCAGGGGATGCTGTCTCGTCGGAGAGGGTCAGGAACCTACGTGCGTGAACCTGGGAAGGAAATCGACCTGTTTTCCCTGGCCGGTACCAGTTCCGCGTTTCAAAAACAGGGGATCGACGTAGAGGTTGCCCTCATCGAACCCACACGGAACATCACGGTGCCTGACGATGCCCACAACCCCTTTTCCGGAGGCGCGGCCTTTTTCCTGTCCCGCCTGAACCGGGTGGACGGCAAGCCGGTGCTGCTGGAGGAAATTTACCTTCATCCGGTGCTGTTCAGGGGCATCGATGGCATAGACTTGGGGGGGCGATCCCTTTCTCAAGTAGTGGAATCCCGTTTTTACATGCGGCCCACCGGCGGCAGGCAGTCCTTTCGCATCGCCTGGCCCGACGCCGCCAAGCGGGCGGCCATGGAACTGGCGGACGGCAAGCCGGTCCTGGAAGTCCACCGCTACCTGAATTTCAAACAGGCGGACAATGCCGTTTTCTCGGTGTTGATCTGCAACACCGAAACGTTTGTCTTTTCCCAACAGATTGGAGGCTTGATCCATGATTAA
- a CDS encoding response regulator — protein sequence MIPADNDKWSVLIIDDEQDIREVTAMALTDAGYRVETAADGKSGLNFCQSNLPQIVITDIRMPGMDGIQVLEAIKERFPDIEVIVATAFGEMETAIRALQLDASDFITKPIHTEALMVALERARQRYTSRQQIKAYTRQLEQGLSRTRRQLEETVAYQQRLIESSMDGILGCDADGKVAIFNRSMEKMVGIDRGEAIGRLTLKDLFGSSEYDRLQADMAASGHGGVNRLMLYEARLLDRQSKPVPVQLSAAVLMENGNSTGLVCFFRDLRRIHRLEQEMADQARLLHQDKMMSLGRLAASVAHEINNPLSGILNYIRLMLRAFKKGPLPADKQKQFCGYLELVESETDRCSTIVSSLLTFSRRSPISVGPVSVNAVVTRSIVLAGHRLEMANVTLDNRVQDGLPEIRGDANQLQQCLLNLMFNAVDAMPEGGRLTLASALEEKPPTVVLTVTDTGTGIDKDSLEQIFEPFFTTKQEGYGVGLGLSTTYGIIERHGGSLSAASQPGQGTTFEIRLPVEADIPNSPGGNA from the coding sequence ATGATACCCGCCGACAACGACAAGTGGTCCGTTCTGATCATCGATGACGAGCAGGACATCCGCGAGGTCACGGCCATGGCCCTTACCGATGCCGGCTACCGGGTGGAGACCGCTGCCGACGGTAAATCGGGACTGAATTTTTGTCAGTCGAATCTCCCGCAGATCGTCATCACCGATATCCGCATGCCCGGCATGGACGGCATCCAGGTGCTGGAGGCCATCAAAGAGCGCTTTCCGGATATCGAGGTTATCGTCGCCACTGCCTTTGGAGAAATGGAAACCGCCATTCGCGCCCTGCAGCTGGACGCCTCGGACTTCATCACCAAGCCGATTCACACTGAAGCCCTGATGGTGGCCCTGGAGCGGGCTCGCCAGCGCTACACGAGCCGGCAGCAGATCAAAGCCTACACCCGCCAGCTCGAACAGGGGCTTTCCCGCACCAGAAGGCAACTGGAGGAAACCGTCGCTTATCAGCAGCGCCTCATCGAAAGCTCCATGGATGGCATTCTGGGCTGCGATGCCGACGGCAAGGTGGCGATCTTCAACCGCAGCATGGAAAAAATGGTGGGCATCGACCGCGGCGAAGCCATCGGCCGGCTGACCTTGAAAGACCTTTTCGGCAGTTCCGAATACGACCGGCTTCAGGCGGACATGGCAGCCAGCGGCCATGGCGGGGTCAACCGCCTGATGCTCTATGAAGCCCGCCTGCTCGATCGCCAAAGCAAGCCGGTGCCGGTGCAGCTTTCGGCCGCGGTGCTCATGGAAAACGGAAACAGCACCGGTCTGGTCTGCTTTTTCCGGGACCTGCGCCGCATCCACCGCCTGGAGCAGGAAATGGCCGATCAGGCCCGGCTGCTGCATCAGGACAAGATGATGTCCCTGGGACGGCTGGCGGCCAGTGTGGCCCACGAGATCAACAATCCGCTTTCCGGAATCCTCAACTACATCCGGCTGATGCTGCGCGCCTTTAAAAAAGGCCCTCTGCCGGCCGACAAGCAGAAGCAATTCTGCGGCTATCTGGAGCTGGTGGAATCCGAAACGGACCGCTGCTCAACCATCGTCTCCAGCCTGCTTACCTTCTCCCGCCGTTCGCCCATATCCGTGGGGCCGGTCTCCGTCAACGCCGTCGTGACGCGCAGCATCGTGCTGGCCGGGCACCGGCTGGAAATGGCCAACGTCACCCTGGACAACCGGGTTCAGGACGGTCTGCCCGAAATCCGCGGCGATGCCAACCAGCTCCAGCAATGCCTGCTCAACCTGATGTTCAATGCCGTGGACGCCATGCCCGAAGGCGGCCGCCTGACGCTGGCGTCGGCCCTGGAAGAAAAGCCGCCGACCGTCGTGCTGACCGTCACGGATACCGGAACGGGAATTGACAAAGATTCGCTGGAACAGATCTTCGAACCCTTTTTTACCACCAAGCAGGAAGGCTATGGCGTGGGGTTGGGCCTGTCCACCACTTACGGCATCATCGAACGCCACGGCGGCAGCCTGTCCGCCGCCAGCCAGCCGGGCCAGGGTACGACATTTGAAATCCGACTGCCGGTCGAGGCCGACATCCCGAACAGCCCGGGAGGAAATGCATGA
- a CDS encoding sigma 54-interacting transcriptional regulator: MTKDAILSHRRLGIRCDHWLDVMDELNIGAFVADRHRRITAMNLSAQALLGLRENEVVRRDCREVFTGVPCTVDCVIHHPEAAGTHDPDLEVTDEENRRHLITRMATPIYNGRGEISGCMTILQDHSPITQLIDRLHYEERSLKIILNNLDVGIFTVNRGGLINFFNRAAETVTGYDRHQVLGQPCAMVFPGEDAADLRLLKESIASGETRSSRQGSMVDRDGVTIPIRANYIALRNEKDVIVGGLATFHDMTLAHQLNRAISNRYTFHDMIGKDPAMRKIFEMVSVVAPSEATVLIEGATGTGKDLLAKVIHSASPRRTNPMVKVNCAAIPENLIESEVFGYVKGAFTGADRDKPGRFSEAQGGTIFLDEIGDLPLSLQAKLLRVLEDKEFYPLGSRHTQKVDVRIVSATNRQLRSLVDQGLFREDLFYRLNVMRIELPPLKERRGDLPLLIRHIVRSLCAARGVAPPAISEDTMQILLNYDYPGNVRELENILEHALIICRQRMVRPEHLPDYVRQVQEPVAEKLSSPMPEQRLDREHRRILSALEKAGGHRQKAARLLGMERTTLWRKMKKYGIRT, translated from the coding sequence ATGACCAAAGATGCAATTTTGTCTCACCGCCGCCTGGGGATTCGCTGCGACCACTGGCTGGATGTGATGGACGAGTTGAACATCGGCGCCTTCGTGGCCGACCGGCACCGGCGGATCACGGCCATGAACCTGAGCGCCCAGGCGCTTTTGGGGCTGCGCGAAAACGAGGTCGTTCGCAGGGACTGCCGCGAGGTTTTCACCGGCGTCCCCTGCACGGTGGACTGCGTCATTCACCACCCCGAAGCCGCCGGCACCCATGACCCGGACCTGGAGGTGACCGACGAGGAGAACCGGCGGCACCTGATCACCCGCATGGCCACCCCCATCTACAACGGGCGCGGCGAAATCAGCGGCTGCATGACCATCTTGCAGGACCACTCGCCCATTACCCAACTCATCGACCGGCTGCACTACGAGGAGAGAAGTCTCAAGATTATCCTGAACAATCTGGATGTGGGCATTTTCACGGTCAACCGGGGCGGGCTGATCAACTTCTTCAACCGGGCGGCCGAAACCGTTACCGGTTATGACCGGCACCAGGTGCTGGGCCAGCCCTGCGCCATGGTCTTCCCCGGCGAGGACGCCGCCGATCTTAGGCTGCTGAAAGAATCCATCGCCTCGGGAGAAACCCGGTCCAGCCGCCAGGGATCCATGGTCGATCGGGACGGGGTCACCATTCCCATCCGGGCCAATTATATCGCCCTGAGAAACGAGAAAGACGTCATTGTCGGCGGGCTGGCGACGTTCCACGACATGACCCTGGCCCACCAGCTCAACCGGGCCATCAGCAACCGTTATACCTTTCACGACATGATCGGCAAGGACCCGGCCATGCGCAAGATCTTCGAAATGGTCTCCGTGGTGGCCCCCAGCGAAGCGACCGTCCTGATCGAGGGCGCCACCGGCACCGGCAAGGATCTGCTGGCCAAGGTCATCCACTCGGCCAGCCCCCGCCGGACCAATCCCATGGTAAAGGTCAATTGCGCGGCCATACCGGAAAACCTCATCGAGTCCGAAGTTTTCGGCTACGTCAAGGGCGCCTTCACCGGCGCCGACCGCGACAAGCCGGGCCGCTTTTCCGAAGCCCAGGGCGGCACCATCTTTCTGGACGAAATCGGAGACCTGCCCCTCAGCCTGCAGGCCAAACTGCTGCGGGTCCTGGAGGACAAGGAGTTCTATCCGCTGGGGTCCCGGCATACGCAAAAGGTGGATGTACGCATCGTCTCGGCCACCAACCGGCAGCTCAGAAGCCTTGTGGACCAGGGGTTGTTTCGCGAGGACCTGTTCTACCGGCTCAACGTCATGCGCATCGAACTGCCCCCGCTGAAGGAGCGGCGCGGCGATCTGCCCCTGCTCATCCGCCATATCGTCCGCAGCCTCTGCGCCGCCAGGGGGGTGGCACCGCCGGCGATTTCCGAAGACACCATGCAGATCCTGCTCAACTACGACTATCCGGGCAACGTCCGCGAACTGGAAAACATTCTGGAACACGCTTTGATCATCTGCCGTCAGCGCATGGTCCGCCCCGAACACCTGCCCGATTATGTCCGCCAGGTTCAGGAACCCGTTGCCGAGAAGCTGTCGTCTCCAATGCCGGAGCAAAGACTTGACCGGGAACACCGCAGAATTCTGTCGGCCCTGGAAAAGGCCGGCGGCCATCGCCAGAAAGCGGCCCGCCTGCTCGGCATGGAAAGAACCACCTTGTGGCGCAAAATGAAAAAGTACGGCATCCGAACATGA
- a CDS encoding FAD-dependent oxidoreductase, whose translation MRIAVIGGGVAGITAAHLLQEKYQVTLFEKNDYVGGHTHTIVIPSGPDAGTPVDTGFIVFNDRTYPILNGFFRELGVAIAKSDMSFGYYDEKSGFQYASSNLDSLFAQRRNLLDPGYWGVLAQILRFNQLVLRGLARGTLENTTLGQFLRRHRFTARFREQYLFPMVAAIWSAPDLEVDRFPLLTLARFFNNHGLLSTYRHPQWYYVSGGSHSYVKAFLDRFKGEVFTGTPPLTVQRQENGVILRLADGSTRSYDKAVIATHADEAFKLLDDPSDDERRLLGAWRYSRNRTVLHTDPAWMPSNPKAWASWNVFRARRSPDHAPVTLTYHMNRLQRLQTRTPYLVTLNPFRPIADEKIIAEMTYTHPIYTFESLGTQAGLPTLNGVRHTYFCGSYFGYGFHEDAARSGVQAAAALGGRHGF comes from the coding sequence ATGCGCATTGCCGTCATCGGTGGAGGCGTGGCCGGTATCACCGCCGCCCATCTGCTTCAGGAGAAATACCAGGTTACGCTCTTCGAGAAGAACGACTATGTCGGCGGTCACACGCACACCATCGTGATTCCCAGCGGTCCCGACGCCGGCACGCCCGTGGACACCGGCTTTATCGTTTTCAACGACCGGACCTATCCCATCCTGAACGGCTTCTTTCGCGAACTCGGCGTGGCCATCGCCAAAAGCGACATGTCGTTCGGCTACTATGACGAGAAAAGCGGCTTCCAATACGCCAGCAGCAATCTCGACAGCCTCTTCGCCCAGCGCCGCAACCTGCTCGACCCCGGCTATTGGGGCGTTCTGGCACAGATTCTGCGCTTCAACCAATTGGTGCTGCGCGGTTTGGCCCGGGGAACGCTGGAAAATACCACCCTGGGCCAGTTCTTGCGGCGCCACCGCTTCACCGCCCGATTCCGGGAGCAGTATCTGTTTCCCATGGTGGCGGCCATCTGGTCGGCCCCGGACCTGGAGGTAGATCGCTTTCCACTGCTCACCCTGGCTCGCTTTTTCAACAATCACGGCCTGCTGAGCACATACCGCCACCCGCAGTGGTATTACGTTTCCGGCGGCAGCCACAGCTACGTCAAGGCGTTTCTGGACCGGTTCAAAGGCGAGGTTTTCACCGGCACGCCACCGCTGACCGTTCAACGGCAGGAAAACGGCGTCATCCTGAGGCTGGCCGACGGCAGCACCCGCTCGTACGACAAGGCGGTGATCGCCACCCACGCGGACGAGGCCTTTAAGCTGCTGGACGACCCGTCCGATGACGAACGCCGCCTTTTGGGTGCCTGGCGCTACAGCCGGAACCGAACCGTTCTGCACACGGACCCGGCCTGGATGCCGTCCAATCCCAAGGCCTGGGCGTCATGGAATGTGTTTCGGGCCAGGCGGTCCCCGGACCATGCCCCCGTTACCCTGACCTACCACATGAACCGCCTCCAGCGGCTGCAAACACGCACCCCTTATCTGGTGACCCTGAATCCGTTCCGGCCCATCGCCGATGAGAAGATCATCGCCGAAATGACCTACACCCATCCGATATACACCTTCGAAAGCCTCGGGACCCAGGCCGGGCTTCCAACTTTAAACGGTGTGCGCCACACCTATTTTTGCGGCAGCTATTTCGGATACGGTTTTCACGAAGACGCGGCCCGATCCGGCGTCCAGGCGGCGGCCGCTTTGGGAGGACGACATGGATTCTAA